A single genomic interval of Streptococcus suis harbors:
- a CDS encoding DUF1033 family protein — protein MYQVIKMYGDFEPWWFLDGWEEDIVSKKTYERYEDAQKAFQKEWVRLSESFPNKKCKNGTMVAFWDESDQHWCEECDEYLQRYHSLMLVESKEVLPQGLRKREGSCRVRPCQLRNTEKLG, from the coding sequence ATGTATCAAGTAATTAAAATGTATGGAGATTTTGAACCCTGGTGGTTTTTAGATGGTTGGGAAGAAGATATAGTCAGTAAAAAGACCTATGAACGTTATGAGGATGCACAAAAAGCTTTTCAGAAGGAGTGGGTTAGGTTGTCCGAAAGTTTCCCTAATAAAAAGTGTAAAAATGGCACAATGGTGGCTTTTTGGGATGAATCAGACCAGCATTGGTGTGAGGAATGTGATGAATATTTACAACGTTATCATTCGTTGATGTTGGTTGAGTCCAAGGAAGTCTTACCGCAAGGCTTGCGAAAAAGAGAGGGGAGCTGTCGTGTTCGCCCTTGCCAATTAAGAAATACAGAAAAGCTCGGCTAG